The following are encoded in a window of Gossypium raimondii isolate GPD5lz chromosome 13, ASM2569854v1, whole genome shotgun sequence genomic DNA:
- the LOC105784368 gene encoding cytochrome c, with protein sequence MASFAQAPRGDSKSGEKIFKTKCAQCHTIEKAAGHKQGPNLNGLFGRQSGTAPGYSYSAANKSMAVIWGENTLYDYLLNPKKYIPGTKMVFPGLKKPQERADLIAYLKESTAS encoded by the exons ATGGCATCCTTTGCTCAAGCACCGCGTGGTGACTCAAAGTCCGGCGAGAAGATTTTCAAGACCAAGTGTGCTCAGTGCCACACCATCGAAAAAGCTGCCGGTCACAAACAAG GACCCAATCTGAACGGTCTGTTCGGAAGGCAATCGGGTACCGCTCCTGGTTATTCATACTCCGCTGCTAACAAGAGCATGGCTGTGATTTGGGGGGAGAATACTTTGTATGACTACCTTCTCAACCCTAAGAAG TACATCCCTGGAACAAAAATGGTTTTCCCTGGATTGAAGAAGCCACAGGAACGTGCTGATCTCATTGCATATTTGAAGGAATCTACGGCTTCCTAA